A portion of the Calliphora vicina chromosome 5, idCalVici1.1, whole genome shotgun sequence genome contains these proteins:
- the LOC135959852 gene encoding putative gustatory receptor 22b, with the protein MTCCSNWLLRLALCHGIFVGFTTIYIDIDRRLVKSYTSVKIFVYFKNLLYAFVMICYLMDSFDLGSFDNDSPVISFAFIATHASRSLLFVVVIMLRIKGDKALKKWLKILLVLQTEYFDKLPDTSVDKNIKNVLTLNIILVSANILGTTISLVPALIKGDFWSLMDVYLQSYLMDMQHYIMLHHGFILCYLNNLFSKLNNQLHSKRVEPCLASIYFQLTMLLQQVNVIYGPAIFTILLCLLLTISIFGYGIIIFMNLINYEIFIYQYLLTCSAMILLCIDMYLYFLICDRVYETSRETQRILLEFSTGQKNQEVESVCLGRLLLRHNINICGMFNVDLSSLFAMIAQIILYTIILIQIDYTKI; encoded by the exons ATGACATGCTGCAGTAATTGGCTGTTACGTTTAGCTCTTTGCCATGGCATATTTGTGGGCTTCACCACGATTTACATTGATATCGATAGACGTCTGGTGAAATCATATACTTCAGTGAAAATCTTTGTGTATTTCAAAAATCTTCTTTATGCATTCGTTATGATATGTTATCTTATGGACAGTTTTGATCTTGGCAGTTTTGACAATGACAGTCCTGTCATATCGTTCGCTTTTATTGCCACACATGCTTCGCGCTCGCTGTTATTTGTTGTGGTCATAATGTTGCGTATCAAAGGAGATAAGGCTTTAAAGAAGTGGCTGAAAATATTGCTGGTATTGCAGACAGAATATTTTGACAAATTACCCGATACTTCAgttgataaaaatattaaaaatgtcttAACTCTTAATATTATCTTGGTAAGTGCAAATATTTTGGGTACTACAATTAGCCTAGTGCCTGCATTGATAAAGGGAGATTTTTGGAGTTTAATGGATGTCTATTTGCAAAGTTATTTAATGGATATGCAGCATTATATTATGCTACACCATGGCTTTATATTGTGTTATTTGAATAACTTATTTTCAAAGCTTAATAATCAGCTGCATAGTAAACGTGTGGAACCATGTTTGGCCAGCATATACTTTCAACTAACGATGTTATTGCAACAGGTGAATGTCATCTATGGTCCAGCCATATTCACCATACTTTTGTGTCTATTGCtgacaatttctatatttggatatggcatcatcatatttatgaatttaataaaCTATGAAATCTTTATCTATCAGTATTTACTGACTTGCAGTGCTATGATCCTTTTATGTATtgatatgtatttgtatttcttAATATGTGATCGGGTGTACGAGACTTCCCGAGAAACGCAGagaattttattggaatttagTACTGGTCAAAAAAATCAAGAG GTCGAAAGTGTTTGTCTAGGTCGCTTGCTGTTGCGGCATAATATCAATATCTGTGGCATGTTTAATGTAGATTTAAGTTCTCTATTTGCGATGATTGCACAGATTATTTTGTACACTatcattttaatacaaattgattatacaaaaatttga
- the stum gene encoding protein stum: MNPSSSSSLSSPPLFKSSSRPQSSTNRETPSIIPLDYNYQIMAPSSLRPQTSRYNLVSRSSTRQSNTDVDVDMDEDLPYSSLFGDPVPPPPPDDFLTSAFQPSHYLRSTSVELTSEEEQTLGQTITLSNSSMPQRLFPQVPYTTLMSRRFSNTSSQRNFEVMPTNIPRLKPPDIQILPNSSGGSSSDPQNSPNYLLLTPQDITRKSSVYDDNQEPADISELKETYTISDAHSVREFIHSTARKSTSPEDTFDMQALSPPQNMESPFPRQFSNESYSSGEWFRSGNLDYPEFNKMPKLRPSSKNVMSIKRDEMPMNSPVAAMINDSNGSSSGEERLMEATQILDKPSVCLDSLKPPERPPSPSPSCLRSLEETLVLTPREYIKQRRKSIYPTQLVEQEPPDEEEKPPPIPPKPHLIDANDLVKSQPQTPLKREVSPAILKDSITTGGDYRVDQTRLHKKSSFTIISEKSPQSSQPQSPRYLRTREHTSASLIPTKQTTLPKHQLQRKSLSSTQLKLPHLAPPTPTQLAADDSPRPSVQFDMTGRHSPSKLPPQKGILQHKESLTISQDTLPAQHMRRRSSILPPMIEAPSKPQMKSCEALPMITDPYRTSIPRLNRSDLELGPESTIFPPGALPRPLKPNPNPTRKQKGLLKVLNHEEALSRIPLKSNWSSMDDLWLERKRKLILSPVHDKTSRRRSSSTSPSRRSSTQTTSDRRSSNLSTVTTSDFSFRRPFIAPKPKTPQTQRRKSVFQLPSPATRRKSSSTSSITTTQSRPSRTKIAKPTTLSPIIGTPNKDSSSAQSPIHAMRPIAPSSDSVSDSNSRRDSLSKIPIRSQANSRSNSRMSSNAGSRAASRTGSPSKEYSATGVRSRTVSPVKDYQELGGRSSQMATSAGVLSRTGSPMKDYQETGGRLSQMAVRTGEYSRTGSPMKEYLETDGRLSQMATSSGGLHSRNVSPTKDYPDAGGRSSQMAGVRSRTGSPMKDYQETGRRSRTGSSIKDYQGRAEGRSSQIATSRSGSRASQYITSQPGSRAQSRANSRNQSRSTSRASTRPISLPDSRPTSRMDQAKDIANSRSNSRLSMHSSKRGGSISPIVGRKTPTKPVSAGRKSISLSPKSKKIGSPRRGSISPVGMKARGGRSRSRSKAHVSPDRLSRSRIPVTHANGRSSTKSPPSKKKSILLTDLRRTSSLKTKAKTPTKQPASAKKMPTSVRKPETSVKRTPSSVGKQGAMTKKPTSSIQKPSVVKREPSNVSKKPKISGKPPTRESTSLNVKKKAPATKTPILGKKNGKDFQADKKSQTKGGKEAGTKPETTKTTSTTGAKEQKNDETVVLSKKTDEKAQSSATATVAVPMLTTLKKQPSSVSLMRVSSKISLLKKRSDSTISKKTLDLLIPEVETTEVEETSSTQQLAEMALAEGGSIPAAILEKSQKTLENIQKTVTEATEEIQKTINENLTDLKSLEQDMGLTSDSAGSPTPSVTTVVEKRSGSQKQKGESVSRQGTAEGTEGKASSKSPLPPTQPIEAAVSVLNPEDSHTNGTSAMSNGSSKLDAATDGHAAAANATGASERVSERAISVLPEVDCESANLQSYQGETTGGDVDDRVQSSVEPGTMGMDKSTMGGAGVGTEDYESEAKRRSPDGQGGSQEGSGKGSGSQEYLENKSLSDEDETTPKGCCRCCAKFCMPCRRLRCSRCCQRKKSTPKDEAEQPVLSATSSATTTHLEIVDEKPATKISCWQKLNCCKSCRKKPQDTMDSSVSLQKEERFKETSFRPMGPPKQSKCGLCLSKIFCCRSVNKIDPKTGDETEVKKCCFCIPCRKKRGDVRGSAVSSVTGGSTAAWEDPERGITATDGAVLEGQDVEAKPGCCKRFCNFLLCCRKKKVEVSDSRRPSIRAPPPEDNRRKLHADLIEYNSKMKGAIPVMPLCLAWFCALCNVLVPGLGTLLSGLFCLCVGIPRFSQYDSAKARMGSFIINTIVAIAQLFCVLFCFVGWGWSIWWGTIMLKCARKLSKIRKVERLEMEEEKRQAAAAEAAAAAAAAPKTTAPHVTHEAEPAKFDRHGFKETSFRPMGPPKQSKCGLCLSKIFCCRSVNKIDPKTGDETEVKKCCFCIPCRKKRGDVRGSAVSSVTGGSTAAWEDPERGITATDGAVLEGQDVEAKPGCCKRFCNFLLCCRKKKVEVSDSRRPSIRAPPPEDNRRKLHADLIEYNSKMKGAIPVMPLCLAWFCALCNVLVPGLGTLLSGLFCLCVGIPRFSQYDSAKARMGSFIINTIVAIAQLFCVLFCFVGWGWSIWWGTIMLKCARKLSKIRKVERLEMEEEKRQAAAAEAAAAAAAAPKTTAPHVTHEAEPAKS, encoded by the exons ATGAACCCATCATCTTCATCCTCATTATCCTCTCCACCATTGTTTAAGTCCAGTTCCAGGCCACAGTCTTCCACAAATCGTGAAACACCCTCCATTATACCCTTGGATTACAACTATCAAATAATGGCTCCCTCGTCGTTAAGGCCTCAAACTTCCCGTTATAACTTGGTCTCGCGTTCTTCCACACGTCAAAGCAATACCGATGTAGATGTCGATATGGATGAAGATCTGCCATACAGCAGTTTATTTGGTGATCCAGTACCGCCACCGCCGCCAGATGATTTTTTAACTTCTGCCTTCCAACCTTCTCACTACTTACGTTCTACTTCAGTAGAACTAACCTCCGAAGAAGAGCAAACATTGGGGCAAACGATAACTTTAAGCAACTCTTCAATGCCTCAGCGTTTATTTCCTCAAGTGCCTTATACTACTCTAATGAGCAGGAGATTTTCGAATACTTCCTCGCAGCGCAACTTTGAGGTAATGCCCACAAATATACCCAGACTCAAACCACCCGACATACAAATTCTACCCAACTCAAGTGGGGGATCTTCATCAGATCCCCAAAATTCGCCCAACTATTTGTTACTCACACCCCAGGATATTACCAGAAAATCATCGGTTTACGATGACAACCAGGAGCCAGCGGATATATCCGAACTAAAAGAGACTTACACAATAAGTGATGCTCATTCTGTAAGAGAATTTATACATAGCACGGCAAGAAAGTCTACCTCACCAGAGGATACATTTGATATGCAAGCTTTAAG TCCCCCTCAAAATATGGAAAGTCCGTTTCCACGCCAGTTCTCCAATGAATCGTACTCAAGTGGCGAATGGTTTCGTTCGGGTAATTTGGACTATCCCGAGTTCAATAAAATGCCCAAACTAAGACCAAGTTCAAAGAATGTAATGTCTATAAAACGCGATGAAATGCCCATGAACTCACCAGTAGCCGCCATGATTAACGATTCGAATGGCTCGAGCAGTGGTGAGGAACGTCTTATGGAAGCCACACAAATTCTAGACAAACCCTCTGTTTGTTTGGACTCTTTGAAACCCCCCGAAAGGCCACCAAGTCCTTCGCCTTCCTGTTTAAGATCTTTAGAGGAAACCCTAGTGTTAACACCTAgagaatatattaaacaaagACGGAAAAGTATATATCCCACACAGTTGGTGGAGCAAGAACCTCCAGATGAAGAAGAAAAACCACCACCCATACCGCCGAAACCTCACCTAATAGATGCAAATGATTTAGTCAAATCACAACCTCAGACTCCACTAAAAAGAGAAGTGTCACCTGCGATACTAAAAGACTCAATAACAACGGGAGGGGATTATAG AGTGGATCAAACTAGACTTCATAAGAAAAGCTCGTTTACTATAATAAGTGAAAAATCTCCTCAATCATCACAACCACAAAGTCCACGTTATCTCAGAACTCGCGAACATACCTCAGCATCACTGATACCCACAAAACAAACGACTTTACCCAAACATCAATTACAACGGAAGTCTTTATCATCAACCCAGCTAAAACTGCCACATTTAGCGCCTCCCACTCCAACTCAACTAGCAGCGGATGATTCTCCTCGACCTTCGGTGCAATTCGATATGACTGGACGCCATAGTCCCAGCAAACTGCCGCCTCAAAAAGGTATACTCCAGCACAAAGAGTCTTTGACTATCTCTCAGGATACACTGCCAGCTCAACATATGAGAAGACGTTCCTCAATACTGCCACCTATGATTGAAGCACCATCTAAACCTCAAATGAAAAGTTGCGAAGCCTTACCCATGATAACAGATCCCTACCGTACATCAATACCTAGACTTAATCGTTCTGATTTAGAGTTGGGACCAGAAAGTACTATCTTTCCTCCTGGAGCATTACCCAGGCCATTGAAACCTAATCCCAATCCAACCCGTAAACAAAAGGGCCTTTTAAAGGTTTTAAATCATGAAGAGGCACTGTCACGTATTCCTTTAAAATCCAATTGGTCAAGCATGGATGACTTGTGGTTGGAACGTAAAAGAAAACTAATACTCTCGCCAGTTCATGATAAAACCAGCCGAAGAAGATCTAGTTCTACATCACCATCCCGCCGCAGTTCTACACAAACTACTTCCGATAGAAGAAGTTCCAATCTGAGTACGGTTACAACATCAGATTTTAGTTTTCGCCGACCTTTCATAGCACCAAAACCCAAAACACCTCAGACGCAAAGAAGAAAATCTGTCTTCCAGTTACCTAGTCCTGCAACAAGGCGGAAATCATCCTCAACTTCAAGTATAACAACCACGCAAAGTCGCCCTTCCAGAACAAAAATTGCCAAGCCTACCACATTATCTCCTATAATAGGAACTCCTAACAAAGACAGTAGCTCTGCACAAAGCCCGATACATGCTATGCGACCTATAGCACCATCTTCTGACAGTGTATCAGATAGCAATTCAAGAAGAGATTCCTTGTCAAAAATACCTATTCGAAGTCAAGCCAATTCTAGATCGAATTCTCGTATGAGTTCTAATGCAGGATCAAGAGCTGCCTCGAGAACAGGATCACCCAGCAAAGAATACTCGGCCACTGGAGTGCGTTCAAGAACTGTATCTCCCGTTAAAGATTATCAGGAACTAGGAGGACGTTCATCACAAATGGCAACAAGTGCGGGAGTACTTTCGAGAACAGGCTCTCCTATGAAAGACTATCAGGAAACTGGGGGTCGTCTATCACAAATGGCAGTTCGAACTGGAGAATATTCAAGAACTGGATCACCTATGAAAGAATATCTAGAAACTGATGGTCGTCTATCACAAATGGCAACTAGTAGTGGTGGATTACATTCAAGAAATGTATCTCCTACAAAAGACTATCCAGATGCGGGAGGACGTTCATCACAAATGGCTGGAGTACGTTCTAGAACTGGATCTCCTATGAAAGACTATCAGGAAACCGGACGACGTTCACGAACTGGTTCTTCCATAAAAGACTATCAAGGTAGAGCTGAAGGACGTTCCTCCCAAATAGCCACCAGTCGATCTGGCTCAAGAGCTTCGCAATATATAACTTCGCAACCAGGTTCCAGGGCTCAATCCAGAGCCAATTCTAGGAATCAATCAAGATCTACATCACGAGCATCAACTCGACCCATATCATTGCCAGATTCAAGACCCACTTCTCGTATGGATCAAGCGAAGGATATAGCGAATTCAAGATCAAACTCTCGATTAAGTATGCATTCTTCCAAGAGAGGTGGTAGTATTTCTCCAATTGTGGGACGTAAAACACCTACTAAACCAGTGTCAGCTGGAAGAAAATCTATTTCTCTAAGtcctaaaagcaaaaaaataggATCTCCCAGGCGTGGATCTATAAGTCCAGTTGGTATGAAAGCTCGAGGTGGCCGCAGTCGTAGTCGTAGTAAGGCTCATGTCAGTCCGGATAGACTTTCACGTTCTCGTATACCAGTCACCCATGCAAATGGAAGAAGTTCAACAAAATCACCGCCAAGTAAAAAGAAATCTATCCTTTTAACAGATCTTCGAAGAACGTCATCGCTAAAAACAAAAGCGAAAACTCCAACAAAACAACCTGCAAGTGCCAAAAAAATGCCAACATCAGTGCGAAAACCAGAAACTAGTGTTAAAAGAACTCCCTCATCAGTAGGCAAACAAGGAGCTATGACCAAAAAACCAACAAGCAGCATACAGAAACCTTCTGTGGTCAAAAGAGAACCCTCAAATGTTTCCAAaaagccaaaaataagtgggAAACCACCAACAAGAGAATCAACATCTCTCAATGTAAAAAAGAAAGCTCCCGCCACAAAGACACCAATATTAGGCAAAAAGAATGGTAAAGACTTCCAAGCAGATAAAAAGAGTCAAACAAAAGGGGGTAAAGAAGCTGGTACAAAACCAGAAACGACCAAGACCACCAGCACTACTGGTGCTAAAGAACAGAAAAACGATGAAACTGTTGTGTTGAGTAAGAAGACTGATGAAAAAGCTCAAAGTTCCGCCACAGCAACAGTTGCGGTACCAATGCTAACGACTCTCAAGAAACAACCCTCCTCAGTATCTCTAATGCGTGTAAGTTCCAAAATTAGCTTGCTTAAAAAACGATCCGATAGCActattagtaaaaaaacattAGACTTATTAATACCCGAAGTAGAGACCACGGAGGTTGAAG AAACCTCATCCACCCAACAATTAGCGGAAATGGCTTTGGCTGAAGGTGGTTCGATACCCGCTGCTATACtggaaaaatctcaaaaaacttTGGAGAATATACAAAAAACGGTAACAGAAGCAACggaagaaatacaaaaaaccaTCAATGAGAATCTTACAGATCTCAAAAGTTTGGAACAGGATATGGGTCTCACTTCGGACAGTGCCGGTTCTCCCACACCCAGTGTAACGACAGTAGTTGAGAAGAGGTCAGGCTCGCAGAAACAAAAGGGTGAATCAGTTTCTCGTCAGGGTACAGCAGAGGGTACTGAAGGAAAGGCTTCCTCCAAAAGCCCCCTACCTCCAACACAACCAATCGAAGCTGCTGTATCAGTATTGAATCCAGAAGACTCACATACAAATGGTACATCGGCTATGAGTAATGGGTCTTCGAAGTTGGATGCTGCAACGGATGGTCATGCAGCGGCGGCAAATGCTACGGGGGCATCAGAAAGGGTTAGTGAACGTGCTATATCTGTATTGCCTGAAGTTGACTGTGAAAGTGCAAATTTGCAGAGTTATCAGGGCGAAACAACAGGTGGAGATGTCGATGACAGGGTGCAATCTTCTGTGGAACCTGGAACTATGGGTATGGATAAATCTACAATGGGTGGAGCTGGCGTTGGTACAGAAGACTATGAATCCGAAGCTAAGAGAAGATCACCAGATGGTCAAGGTGGTTCGCAAGAGGGCAGTGGAAAGGG ATCTGGCAGTCAAGagtatttggaaaacaaatccCTCTCCGACGAAGACGAGACCACACCCAAAGGCTGTTGTCGCTGTTGTGCTAAATTCTGTATGCCATGTCGTCGTTTGCGTTGTTCACGCTGCTGTCAACGCAAAAAGTCCACGCCCAAAGATGAGGCCGAACAGCCAGTACTCTCAGCCACCAGTAGTGCCACCACCACACATCTAGAAATCGTCGATGAAAAGCCAGCGACGAAAATCTCATGCTGGCAAAAACTAAATTGTTGTAAAAGTTGTAGGAAAAAACCCCAAGATACGATGGACTCATCGGTATCACTGCAGAAGGAAGAACGCTTCAAAGAAACATCATTTAGACCCATGGGTCCGCCGAAACAAAGTAAATGTGGTTTGTGTTTGAGTAAGATATTTTGTTGTCGTTCCGTTAACAAGATCGATCCAAAGACGGGCGATGAGACGGAGGTAAAGAAATGTTGTTTCTGTATACCTTGTCGCAAGAAGCGTGGCGATGTCCGAGGATCGGCTGTGAGCTCAGTGACGGGAGGTTCTACAGCGGCTTGGGAGGATCCTGAAAGAGGTATAACGGCCACCGATGGGGCTGTTCTGGAGGGACAAGATGTGGAGGCAAAACC GGGTTGCTGTAAACGTTTTTGTAACTTTTTACTATGCTGCCGTAAAAAGAAAGTGGAAGTTTCGGACAGTCGTAGGCCCAGTATTAGAGCGCCACCACCAGAG GACAATCGTCGTAAATTACATGCCGATTTAATTGAATATAACTCAAAAATGAAAGGAGCCATACCGGTGATGCCTCTCTGTTTGGCATGGTTTTGTGCTTTATGCAATGTTCTAGTACCGGGATTAG gtactttactATCGGGTTTATTTTGTCTTTGTGTGGGCATACCACGTTTCTCACAATACGACAGTGCTAAAGCCCGTATGGGATCTTTCATTATAAATACCATTGTAGCCATAGCTCAATTGTTTTGTGTGCTATTCTGTTTCGTGGGCTGGGGTTGGTCCATATGGTGGGGTACAATAATGTTAAAATGTGCAA GAAAACTAAGTAAAATCCGTAAAGTAGAACGCTTAGAAATGGAGGAAGAAAAACGTCAGGCAGCAGCCGCCGAAGCAGCAGCTGCAGCAGCGGCAGCTCCTAAGACTACAGCTCCTCATGTTACACATGAGGCGGAGCCGGCAAAAT TTGACCGCCACGGCTTCAAAGAAACATCATTTAGACCCATGGGTCCGCCGAAACAAAGTAAATGTGGTTTGTGTTTGAGTAAGATATTTTGTTGTCGTTCCGTTAACAAGATCGATCCAAAGACGGGCGATGAGACGGAGGTAAAGAAATGTTGTTTCTGTATACCTTGTCGCAAGAAGCGTGGCGATGTCCGAGGATCGGCTGTGAGCTCAGTGACGGGAGGTTCTACAGCGGCTTGGGAGGATCCTGAAAGAGGTATAACGGCCACCGATGGGGCTGTTCTGGAGGGACAAGATGTGGAGGCAAAACC GGGTTGCTGTAAACGTTTTTGTAACTTTTTACTATGCTGCCGTAAAAAGAAAGTGGAAGTTTCGGACAGTCGTAGGCCCAGTATTAGAGCGCCACCACCAGAG GACAATCGTCGTAAATTACATGCCGATTTAATTGAATATAACTCAAAAATGAAAGGAGCCATACCGGTGATGCCTCTCTGTTTGGCATGGTTTTGTGCTTTATGCAATGTTCTAGTACCGGGATTAG gtactttactATCGGGTTTATTTTGTCTTTGTGTGGGCATACCACGTTTCTCACAATACGACAGTGCTAAAGCCCGTATGGGATCTTTCATTATAAATACCATTGTAGCCATAGCTCAATTGTTTTGTGTGCTATTCTGTTTCGTGGGCTGGGGTTGGTCCATATGGTGGGGTACAATAATGTTAAAATGTGCAA GAAAACTAAGTAAAATCCGTAAAGTAGAACGCTTAGAAATGGAGGAAGAAAAACGTCAGGCAGCAGCCGCCGAAGCAGCAGCTGCAGCAGCGGCAGCTCCTAAGACTACAGCTCCTCATGTTACACATGAGGCGGAGCCGGCAAAATCTTAA